A DNA window from Trichosurus vulpecula isolate mTriVul1 chromosome 2, mTriVul1.pri, whole genome shotgun sequence contains the following coding sequences:
- the LOC118835373 gene encoding ragulator complex protein LAMTOR3-like codes for MVDDLKRLFYKKLASVEGHHAIVVSHRDGVPVIKVANDNAPEHALRPGSLSSFALATNQGIKLGLSKNKSIICYYNTYQVVQFNRLPLLVSFIASSSTNTGLIVSLEKELAPLFEELRQIVEGS; via the coding sequence ATGGTGGATGATTTGAAGAGACTCTTCTACAAAAAGTTAGCAAGTGTTGAAGGTCATCATGCTATTGTAGTCTCACACAGGGATGGAGTGCCTGTTATCAAAGTGGCAAATGATAATGCTCCAGAGCATGCATTAAGACCTGGTTCCTTGTCCTCTTTTGCACTTGCAACAAACCAGGGCATCAAACTTGGactttcaaaaaacaaaagtatCATTTGCTACTATAACACATACCAAGTAGTCCAATTCAATCGGTTACCATTGCTTGTGAGTTTCATAGCAAGCAGCAGTACAAATACTGGACTGATTGTCAGCCTAGAAAAGGAACTTGCCCCATTATTTGAAGAGTTGAGACAGATCGTGGAAGGTTCTTAA